DNA from Chitinophaga pendula:
GCGGTTTAAAAGGAAGTTGAAGTAGGCCTGTGCTTTCCGTTGCTGGTTTTCCGCCTGGGTGATGCTGGCGCTGATCTTTTGTTGCTCCGTTTGGGAGCGGGTCAGGGCGGTGTTGTTACGTACACCGTTCTTTAACAGGCTGGTATTGACCCTTATGTTTTCCTGTACCAGCTGCATGGATTGCTGATAGATCTGCACGGCCTGTATCGCCTGGAAATACTGATAATAGGCCGCTTTAATATCCCGTACCAGGGCACGTTTGTATACATTCACCCCGGCTTGCGCCAATGAAATGTTCTCCTGCCGCATCTTTCTGGCATACCATATCTCCGTGTTGATCAGTGGGAGGGAGGTACGGAATTTTGCATCATAGAAGTTGTCAGGGTTGAGCTGTTCGGATACATTGTTAAGCTGCGGAAATTGTTTGCTGTTTGTTAGCTGGTTAAGGGTAGTATATACCGGGTTGAGCATGTCGCCTACCGGGATATCGATGGTACGTCCGCCCTTTGCTTTGTTGTAATTAGCGAGCAGGCTTACATGGGGGAGGAAGTAGCTCTTTGCCTCCTGTAAAGCATAGAGCGACTTTTCCAGCTGCAGCTGCTGTTGCTGTAACCCTTGGTTACGGGTGAAGGCTTGCTGGATGTAGTTATCCAGGGTGTGCTGGGCCTTCAGACTAGGGGAGACGCCTGCAAGATAAGTTAATGTGAACAGCAGACGTTTCTTAATCATTGTTGACATAATAAACAGTGTTTAGTAATGTGGCCAAAAAAAGATTCCAGGTGCACGCAGGAATCTAGTTGTCATAATAGACGACTATGCCGGTAAAATATTTTAAAATAGGTATATTATGTTTTGATGAGCGTCAGGAACTGATCCACCGACGCATCGATAATGGCCGTCACCTGTGTCTCGTTTTCTAGTCGCAATATCTTGAACCGGCAACGGATATTTAAGGAAACCACCCCATGTACCATAGACCATAAGGTCAGCCCGGCTACAGGGGGATTGGTAAATCGTATCAGGCCCTGTTCGATACATTCGTTGATACAGGTCTGCAGGTAATTGAAGCAGGCCAGCCCATTTTCCCATTCCTTTTCTTCATCTTCTACGGCTTTCATAGGTGACCGCAGAATAAACATCAGATCATAGAGGTCCGGATGTTCAGCAGCAAACTTTATATAAAGTCTTGCCAGTTGCTCTAGTCGTTCCATCGGGTGCCTGGCAGTAGCATGTGCAAGAAATGTCTCGTATAACTGGCTAAATGCTTCCCTTTGCACTTCGTACAACAATTCATCCTTGTCTTTATAATAAAGATAGAGGGTCGCAGGGCTATACTCAATCTTATCCGCTATCTTGCGGATAGAGGTCTTTTCATAGCCCTCCTCTACAAACATCTTTAAAGCAGCAGAGATAATCAGCTTGCGCATTTCCTGCCTTTCCCGCTCTTTTCTATCAGAAATAGCCATGCCTGATTTGTTTACAATGCAAATTTACTGAACAGTGTTTATTTTTCCAAAATGTCTATGAGATTTTCTTGATTGCATATTTCCGCTTCATTTACTAACTTTCTATTTCAATCGATTACATTGAAATATATTACCACGTTTTTGAACACTATCAGCATATCACTGCTGATATTCTATCAGGGACAAAGCCTCTCTGCACAGGCTATTACTGCTGCTAAACAATCTCTGACAGCAACGCTTGACCTCTATTACAATAATGAATACAGGAAGGATAAGCAAGGGAATGTGTCCCGCTGGCATTATACCTGGGAGGAGACTGACTATGGAGGTTATTCTGACTGGGCTGCCTGTTTTCATAAGGCAGGGGTACTTACAGATACCCTGTCTGTTGCGCCAACGGCAGCGCTATTGAAACATACCGATATTTACATCATCGCTGATCCGGATACGGAGAAGGAGACAGCACAACCGCATTTTATGAATGATAAGGAGGCGGCTGTTATTTATAACTGGGTGAAAAAAGGAGGGGTACTTGTCATTATGCAAAACGACTCTGCCAATGCGGAGCACAAGAATTTTAACCGTTTAACGGAACGTTTTGGTATTCATTTTAATGAAGACAGTCATAACCGGGTACAGGGAAAACAATATGAACAAGGAGCTTTTCTTCTCCCGCCGGATCATGAAATATTCAAAGGCATTCAAAAGGTATATATTAAGGAGATAGCCAGTCAGCAACTTACTCCACCTGCCCGTGCGGTCTATGAAAAGGACGGTCATGTATTTATGTCGGTATCGAAAGTAGGGAAGGGGACCGTATTTGCGGTAGGTGATCCGTGGTTTTATAATGAATATACAGATGGAAAAAGACTAAGCTCCGACTATGAAAATTATGCGGCAGCACAGGCTTTGGTCTACTGGCTGGTAGCACAGACCCGGCATCCTTCTGCTAAAAAGATTTAACATTTTTTTATTTTTTCTAAAATTCTCCTATCTTAGTTGCAGGTTCAAACTTATATATCTCTTAGCTAAAACGATTTATCAACTAAACAAAAATTATTGCTAATAAGGCTAAAATTCACACGTTTCACTCAATCGCAGCGGACCCGCCAAGGGGGAGGCGGGTCCGTTTGCCCACGATCACCTGAAATTACTTGTTACAAAATTTACACATTATTCCTGCCATGCGATCGATTAAATAAAGATATATCGTCTGTTCAGCACATTATGATGTAAGTCCGTCTTAATATCCTCACAAAAAGAACCAGTACATAAAGGCTACGCTCATGTCGTCAGGACGATGATAACTGTCGCTTGTCTATGCATGTTCCCGCGCCAAAGCAAAAATTAGAACTTAACTGTGAATGCAAAAACAAACAATTCCGCTATGAAGAAGAACAACCATGTAATGACCAGGACAGGGGTCTTAGCCTTGTTACTGCTGTTCATTTCCTTGATGGGGTTTGCACAGAGCCGTACTATCACCGGTAAGGTGACAGATGCATCCGGCCCCCTGGTAAATGTATCCATCCAGGTGAAAGGAACTACCACTGGCGCCTACACCAACGCTGAGGGTAATTTCTCCCTGAAAGTACCTTCTAATGCTGCCGTATTGGTGATCCGTTACGTAGGCATGGAAACACAGGAAGTCCCTGTAGGGGAACAGTCTGTGGTAAACGTCACCATGAAGTCAACTGCCGGCGACCTCAATGAGGTGGTTGTAGTAGGTTATGGTACGCAGAAAAGATCTGACCTGACCGGTGCTGTTGGTAGTGTAAAAGCTGCCGAACTGCAGCAACGTCCGGCTGTGAGCCTTGAGCAGGCGCTGGCTGGCCGTATTGCCGGTGTGAACGTATCTACTAACTCCGGTCGTCCCGGTGGCCGTACCAGGGTACAGATCCGTGGTTTCAGCTCCATCAACGCTGGTGTAGACCCGCTCTATGTAGTAGATGGTATCATCTGGATCGGAGGTATCGGTTCTATCAACCCCAATGATATAGAGAGCATCGATGTATTGAAAGATGCATCTGCGACAGCGATATATGGTACCCGCGGTACCAATGGTGTGATCATGGTGACTACTAAACGTGGCCGTAAAGGTTCCAGTGGTGTTAGTTATGATGGATTCATGAGTGTGAGCAAAATGGCACGTAAGCAAAAAGTACTGAACTCCAGAGAGTGGCTGATGGTAGAAGAGCAGGCATATAAAAATGCAGCTAAATTCGATCCGGATGGTTTCGCGCAGGGTAAGTACAAAGATCCCATCGAAAAAAGAAAACAATATATCGGTAAACTCTTCGATGCCAACCTGAATCCACTATATGATGTGGACTGGCAGGACGAAGCTACCCGTACTGCTATCAGCCAGGCGCACAACCTGTCTTATACCGGTAGTGACGAAAAAACCAACTATGGTTTATTCCTGGGATACCAGAACGACAACGGTATCATTAAAAACTCTTACCTCAAACGTTACAATGTAAGAGCGGTATTAGATCGCCAGATGACGGACTGGTTGAAAGTAGGCGGTACGATCGCTTACTCCAACATTGAAGAAAGAAGATCAGACGAAAGCACCGGTGCTAACAACGTTCCCCGTCAGATGATCGAAATGGTGCCTTTCATTCCTTACAAATATCCTGATGGTACTTTCGGTTACCGTAAGGACTATGAAGGTCTTGAAGGTGGTGACAACCCGCTCACACAGCTGCAGGAAGTAAAACGCCTCTATAAGACCAGCCTGTTCAACGGTAACACCTATGTGAACATGAAGCTAATCAAAGGCCTGGAATTTACCAGTACATTCGGTGTGAACATCCGTAACCAGAGCAACCCTTATTTCAAGAGCACTTTCTCTGACCTGGATGGTGGTTTAGGTAATAACTATGCAGAGATCTATAATGAAGATCAGAAATTCTGGCAGTGGTCTAACAACCTGAACTATAATACGGAGTTTGGCAAAGACCATAAACTGAATGTATTGCTCGGTACTGAGTTACAGCACAGCGAACTGCAGACTTACAAGGCAAACGCCAGGAACTTCCCGGATAACTATTTCGAATGGAACAAGCTGCAACTTGGTGCGATCGCTCCTGGTTCAGAATCTTCCTGGATAGGAGAGAAGATGGCCTCTTTCTTCGGCCGTGTGTTCTATACCTTCAAGGATAAATACCTGCTGACCATCACTGGTCGTGCGGATGGTTCTTCCAAATTTGGTAGCGACAACAAATTTGCCTTCTTCCCCTCTGCGGCATTTGCATGGAGGGCTTCTGAAGAAGAATTCCTGAAAAACAGCAAGGTGATCTCTAACCTGAAAGTGAGAACAAGTGCGGGTGTTACCGGTAACTCCGGTATCACTGCATACACCAGCCGTAGCAATATGAAAGCTACTGACCTGTATGTATTCAACGGTACCAGAACGCCTACCTTCCAGATCGATAACCTGGGTAACAGTGGTTTGAAATGGGAGAAAACAGCGCAATATGATCTGGGTGTAGACATCGGATTTTTGGAGAACAGAATCTCTTTGAGCGCAGATGCTTATATCAAAAAGACCACTGACCTGCTGCTGGCAGCTCCGGTACCTGCTACCAGCGGTTATACCACCATGCTGCGTAACATCGGTAGCTTACAGAACGTGGGTGTGGATCTGAGCTTGAATACTGTAAACATCCAGCGTAAAGACTTTACCTGGAACACTACTTTGAACTTCTCCTGGTTTAAGAACAAGATCACGGCACTGGGTAGCAACAACGAAGACATCTTCATGCTGCCTGACTTCCTCGGCAGAACCAACATTCTGCGTGTAGGCCAATCCGTAGCATCTTTTTATGGTTATGTGAGAGAAGGTACCTGGAGTGAAGCAGAAGCTGCACAAGCTGCACGTTATGGCAGAAAACCAGGTGACCTGAAATTCAAAGACCTGAACAACGACGGACAGATCAACAACGACGACCGTCAGATCATCGGTAAAGGTATTCCTGATTTCTATGGTACTTTCCTGAACAGCTTCCGTTACAAACAATTCGACCTGGTACTTGAGCTGCAATACTCTTATGGCAACGATGTGTTCAAACTGACGGAGCACTCTTCTGAAGACCGTGTAGGTATTGCCAACAGTTACAAAACAGTACTGGATGCCTGGACGCCTCAAAACCAGAACACACCGATCGCTCAGTGGAGAGCTACCGGCGCTGGTTATGACTCCAGACTTGATACCCGCAAAGTGGAAGATGGTTCTTTCATCCGTGGTAAGAACGTGGCATTGGGTTACACGCTTAAACCAGAAGTGGCCAAACGTTTAAAGTTGAGCAATCTCCGTGTGTATGTATCTGCGCAGAACTTCTTCCTGCTCACCAAATACACCGGTTACGATCCGGAGACCAGTACCTGGGATGATACTTTCGCACAGGGTATCCAGTTCCACGATTATCCTAAAGCAAGAACATTCACACTGGGTCTCAACGTAAACTTCTAATTAACCACTAAACGACTGCAATTATGAAATTCAACATAAAGAGATTAGGGTATGCAGCCATGCTGGGAGCGATAGTGGCTACTGGTAGTGGTTGTAAAAAATATCTTGAGGAAGAGAATCGTTCTGCGATCGAGCAGGATAAATTTTACGCGAACGAAGCACAGGCAAAATCTGGTGTGGCGGGTGTGTATGAAAAGATGAAAAAGCTGCTGAATGGAGATGGTTATGGTGAGTCACCGTTTATCTCGCTGGAGTTGCCTGTAGGCCATGCGACTACTTTGGGACAGAGTTTTTTCAACCTGCAGCTGATCAAACATACTGCCGGTTCTGAATTGACGTCTTTCAAAACCGTATGGGTAGAGTTCTACAATGGGGTAGCTAATGCCAACCTGGCATTGACCAAGCTAACTGCTACTCCCATGGATGAAAATGCCAAGAAAGCACTGATCGGCGAGGTATCTTTCCTCAGGGCGTTCTACTATTTCCACCTGGTAAGATTATACGGAGATATTCCGTTGATCACGGCAAGAGTGGACGCGAACAGTCCGGATCTGTATCCTTCCCGTGCTACGAAAGAGCAGGTATATGACCTGATCGTGAAGGATCTACAAACTGCGGAGGCTTCCGGTATGGCACAAACAGACAGGACGGGCAGGGTGTCCCTGGCGGCAGTAAAGACGTTGCTGGCCAATGTGTACCTGACGATGGCTGGTCAGCCGCTGAACAAAGGTGTATCTCACTATCAGCTGGCTGCCAACAAGGCTAAAGAGGTGATCGACATGGGGGCATACAAACTGTTCAGTGATTACCTGTTCCTGCATGACAGGGCGCATAAGAACCAGGATGAGTTTATCCTGCAGGTACAGTATCAATCAGGTATCTATACTAACTCCCTGGCGCAGTACATTATTCCAGAGAAAAGCGGTATCTCTAAATTCGGTGATGAATATGGTGCTCTGAACCCATTGCCGGCGTTTGCAGCTACTTATGAGACTGGAGATAAACGTACACAGGAGCGGCAGTTTTTCTTCAGATCTGCTAAGCTGATCAACAGTGCTACTGTCGTTAATTTCGGCTATCCTGCGCTATTTAAATACTGGTATGAAGAAGCGGGTGGTGCTAACGGCGACCTGCAATCTGATCAGAACCTGACGCTGATGCGTTTGCCGGAAACTTTCCTGATCTATGCGGAAGCTAAGAATGAGGCGACAGGTGCGGATGATCTGGCGTTCCAGGTGGTGGACAGTATCCGTCACAGGGCTTTGCTGCCTTCTTTGAACAGGGGGCTTACCAAAGACCAGTTCCGGGAAGCGGTGTGGAAAGAGCGTTATCATGAGCTATGTTTTGAGAACAAGGCTTACTTCGACCTGCAACGTACCCGTAAGGCTTATGATCTGAAGAACAACCGTTTTGTGGATCTGGTGGGTTATACTAACGAAAACGGTGCTACTTTTACAGAGAAGTATTTGTTATGGCCTATACCGCAAACAGAATTGGATGCAAATCCCAAACTGAAACCTAACAACAAAGGATGGTAGTTATTACCATTGCAATTTATATCCTCGCTGATGTGCTGCAATGGCCGTCAGCGAGGATTATTTTATCTATACCTGGAAGTAAAAAAAGGCACTAACACATTAGGCTTACCAGAACAGTGAACGAATGGCGGATGAAAAATTTTCTTATCAATATAAATCGCCAAAAAATAAGTGTGTCCTGAATGAAAGCCGCTGAGTAGATGGATGTCGATCAATCTTTGGGATGGTACCGTCTCATTACACTCACTCTGTCATATCCGGAACCCTTACCTCTGCCTATGTAGCAGGCAGCAGGGTGTAAAAATTATTATTTAGTATGGACCAAGAGATCGTATTGGGAATTGACATTGGTGGATCGCATATTACGGCGGCACCTGTTAACCTACAAACAAGAACGGTAGTCAAAGGCGTACCGGTCAGAAGCCATGTGGATGCCAGGGGAACGGCAGACAGTATCATAGATGCCTGGGTAGGTGTTATTGATGACTGTTTTGGGCAGCATAATATCAGCGTGAAGCGGATAGGTATTGCTATGCCAGGCCCTTTTGATTATGAGCAAGGTATCTCTCTGATGAAGAACCAGGATAAGTATGATGCACTGTATGGATTGAATGTAAAGGAGCTGCTAGCGGCCAGGCTGGGTATTACGCCCGGTCAGATACGCTTTATGAATGATGCAGGTTGTTTCCTGCAGGGAGAAGTATTTGGGGGTGCTGCCCAGGGGCATCGTGATGTCATTGGTATTACGCTGGGTACCGGATTGGGATCGGCCCGTTACCATGATGGTCTGGCGCAGGATGCGGATCTGTGGTGTATGCCTTTCGAAGGAGGTATTGCGGAGGATTATTTATGTACCCGTTGGTTTGTTAAACGCTATGAAGAGTTGTCGGGTAAGCAGGTAGCTAACGTAAAGGAGTTGGCTGGTTACCTTAGCGGTAATGGACCCGCTACGCAGGTGTTTGAAGAATTCGGACATAACCTGGCGTTGTTCTTGGAGTCTTTTATCCGGATGGATCATCCTGAAGTGATCGTTGTTGGTGGTAATATCGCCAATGCGGCGGAACGGTTTTTCCCCGCTATACAGACCTATCTGCAAAAGAAAGATATTCATATAGGTCTTTGTCAGGCCAGCCTGGGGGAAACAGCTGCTATTATCGGCGCTGCGAGCTGCTGGTATCAGGTATGAAAAATATGTTACCAAAACCGGCTACCAGCAATGGTTGCCGGTACTTATTATAAATAGTGCACAAAATTAGTAGACAAAAAGTTTGGAGATTTCATTTCGCTCCTTATCTTTGCATCAGTTCTTTAATCGCTTCTTATCAAGAAAGGCTGAGGGTAATGGCCCGTCGAAGTCTTAGCAACCTTCCTGTTCACCACAGGAAAGGTGCTACATCCATCCTCCCGCAAGGGTAGGGCAGATAAGTCAGTTTCAAGTTTACTTTACCTTATTCACTATAAAGAAAACTCACCTGGCTATCGGGTGAGTTTTTTTGTTTCCGGACGTCCTGTCCGGGACATGGCTTTCCTGCTATTACCTGCTGCCGATCTGATAAGTTGCCCGGAACGACTGTTTAATCAATTTTTCATCAAACTAAAAAACATTTCCGATGAGCAACATCACACAACTGATCCATTCTATTCCTGTAGACGAGTTAACCGGTGCTATTGCAGTGCCTATTTATCAGACCTCTACGTTTGTGCAGGAGGCGCCAGGTGTCAATAAGGGGTATGACTATGCGCGCAGTAACAATCCTACCCGGGGGACGCTGGAGCAGATCGTGGCGCAGCTGGAAGGAGGCGCTGAGGCGGCTGCATTCTCCAGTGGGCTGGCTGCTATTGATGCGGTATTAAAATTATTGAAGTCGGGCGATGAGATTGTGGCGGTAGATGATATTTACGGCGGAGCTTTCCGGCTTTTCAACAAGGTATACGAGAAGTTCGGCATCAAAGTACATTATGTAGATACGAGTGATGTGCAAGCTGTTTTTAATGCAATCACGCCGGCGACGCGGCTGATATGGTTGGAAACGCCTACCAATCCTACGTTGAAGATCTCTGATATTGCGGCGATTGCCAGTATTGCGAAAGCGGCTGATTGCTTACTGTGCGTAGACAATACTTTTGCTTCTCCGGTGTTGCAGCAGCCATTGTTGCTGGGAGCAGACATTGTGGTGCATAGCGCGACCAAATACCTGGGTGGTCACAGTGACCTGATTGCCGGGCTGGTGATCACTCGTACGAAGGAGCTGGGTGCAGAGATTAAGTTCTACCAGAATGCTTGCGGTGCGATCCTTTCTCCCTTTGATAGTTTCTTGTTGATCAGGGGTATTGAAACGGTGCATTTGCGGGTGAAGCAACACTGTATCAATGCCCAGGCGGTGGCGGAATACCTGCAGCAACATCCGGCGGTAGACAAGGTGTACTATCCCGGATTGAGCAGTCATCCCGGGCATGAGATCGCGAAGCGTCAGGCCAAAGGCTTCGGCGGTATTGTATCCTTTACGTTAAAAGATGACAGTGAACAGGCGGCGCTGGCCTTTGTGACCGGCACCCGTTATTTTAAACTGGCGGAGAGCCTGGGTGGCATTAAGAGTCTGTTATGCCATCCGGCTACGATGACGCATAAGTCCATCCCGGATGAGATACGCCGTGCTGCCGGTGTAGCGGATAGCCTTATTCGTTTGTCGGTGGGATTGGAAGAAGTAGATGATCTGCTTGGGGATTTGGAGCAAACCTTGCAGCAGCGTGTGGTGCGGAAGGTGATAGATGAGCAGCCAGTATTAGTTGTATAATTTTAACTTTTTTATCGCCACAGGTGTGTTAATTTGGCGCCTCATCAAAGCAGATCTATATGCAGTTACAATGGGGGATCATCGGATGTGGGGATGTGACGGAAGTAAAGAGTGGGCCAGCTTTCAGGCTGGTGCCCGATAGTACTTTAGTGGCGGTGATGCGTCGCCATGCGGCGCTTGCAGCTGATTATGCCAGGCGGCATGAGGTGCCGGCCTGGTATGATGACGCGGCCGCGTTGCTGAATGATACGGATGTGAATGCGGTATATATAGCAACCCCGCCATCCTCACACAAGGCATATACGTTGGAAGCGCTTCGTCGAGGATTGCCGGTATATGTAGAGAAGCCTGTAGCTATAGATGCGGGGGAGGTGCGGGAGTTGTTGGCAGCAGTGAAGACGACCCCCGGAGCGAAAGTGACGGTGGCGCATTACCGG
Protein-coding regions in this window:
- a CDS encoding TolC family protein, with the translated sequence MSTMIKKRLLFTLTYLAGVSPSLKAQHTLDNYIQQAFTRNQGLQQQQLQLEKSLYALQEAKSYFLPHVSLLANYNKAKGGRTIDIPVGDMLNPVYTTLNQLTNSKQFPQLNNVSEQLNPDNFYDAKFRTSLPLINTEIWYARKMRQENISLAQAGVNVYKRALVRDIKAAYYQYFQAIQAVQIYQQSMQLVQENIRVNTSLLKNGVRNNTALTRSQTEQQKISASITQAENQQRKAQAYFNFLLNRPLTDSIAIDSSVFQQIAAGTPDGTAAGTSSREELVQLQQREKLALLQQQAFRSSFVPKLSTFVDLGSQAFNWHFDNRSRYYLFGVTLEWDLFNAGRRKQQINQAAADISAVRAQLDQTQQSISLELLNADNDQRTAAANYESAQTQLQLAEKYYRDQMKVYKEGQLLYLELLDAQQQLTTARIQLSLAFAQVLTAQANIERAQASYSLNTTSSH
- a CDS encoding TetR/AcrR family transcriptional regulator; this translates as MAISDRKERERQEMRKLIISAALKMFVEEGYEKTSIRKIADKIEYSPATLYLYYKDKDELLYEVQREAFSQLYETFLAHATARHPMERLEQLARLYIKFAAEHPDLYDLMFILRSPMKAVEDEEKEWENGLACFNYLQTCINECIEQGLIRFTNPPVAGLTLWSMVHGVVSLNIRCRFKILRLENETQVTAIIDASVDQFLTLIKT
- a CDS encoding DUF4350 domain-containing protein; translation: MNTISISLLIFYQGQSLSAQAITAAKQSLTATLDLYYNNEYRKDKQGNVSRWHYTWEETDYGGYSDWAACFHKAGVLTDTLSVAPTAALLKHTDIYIIADPDTEKETAQPHFMNDKEAAVIYNWVKKGGVLVIMQNDSANAEHKNFNRLTERFGIHFNEDSHNRVQGKQYEQGAFLLPPDHEIFKGIQKVYIKEIASQQLTPPARAVYEKDGHVFMSVSKVGKGTVFAVGDPWFYNEYTDGKRLSSDYENYAAAQALVYWLVAQTRHPSAKKI
- a CDS encoding SusC/RagA family TonB-linked outer membrane protein, producing the protein MKKNNHVMTRTGVLALLLLFISLMGFAQSRTITGKVTDASGPLVNVSIQVKGTTTGAYTNAEGNFSLKVPSNAAVLVIRYVGMETQEVPVGEQSVVNVTMKSTAGDLNEVVVVGYGTQKRSDLTGAVGSVKAAELQQRPAVSLEQALAGRIAGVNVSTNSGRPGGRTRVQIRGFSSINAGVDPLYVVDGIIWIGGIGSINPNDIESIDVLKDASATAIYGTRGTNGVIMVTTKRGRKGSSGVSYDGFMSVSKMARKQKVLNSREWLMVEEQAYKNAAKFDPDGFAQGKYKDPIEKRKQYIGKLFDANLNPLYDVDWQDEATRTAISQAHNLSYTGSDEKTNYGLFLGYQNDNGIIKNSYLKRYNVRAVLDRQMTDWLKVGGTIAYSNIEERRSDESTGANNVPRQMIEMVPFIPYKYPDGTFGYRKDYEGLEGGDNPLTQLQEVKRLYKTSLFNGNTYVNMKLIKGLEFTSTFGVNIRNQSNPYFKSTFSDLDGGLGNNYAEIYNEDQKFWQWSNNLNYNTEFGKDHKLNVLLGTELQHSELQTYKANARNFPDNYFEWNKLQLGAIAPGSESSWIGEKMASFFGRVFYTFKDKYLLTITGRADGSSKFGSDNKFAFFPSAAFAWRASEEEFLKNSKVISNLKVRTSAGVTGNSGITAYTSRSNMKATDLYVFNGTRTPTFQIDNLGNSGLKWEKTAQYDLGVDIGFLENRISLSADAYIKKTTDLLLAAPVPATSGYTTMLRNIGSLQNVGVDLSLNTVNIQRKDFTWNTTLNFSWFKNKITALGSNNEDIFMLPDFLGRTNILRVGQSVASFYGYVREGTWSEAEAAQAARYGRKPGDLKFKDLNNDGQINNDDRQIIGKGIPDFYGTFLNSFRYKQFDLVLELQYSYGNDVFKLTEHSSEDRVGIANSYKTVLDAWTPQNQNTPIAQWRATGAGYDSRLDTRKVEDGSFIRGKNVALGYTLKPEVAKRLKLSNLRVYVSAQNFFLLTKYTGYDPETSTWDDTFAQGIQFHDYPKARTFTLGLNVNF
- a CDS encoding RagB/SusD family nutrient uptake outer membrane protein, translating into MKFNIKRLGYAAMLGAIVATGSGCKKYLEEENRSAIEQDKFYANEAQAKSGVAGVYEKMKKLLNGDGYGESPFISLELPVGHATTLGQSFFNLQLIKHTAGSELTSFKTVWVEFYNGVANANLALTKLTATPMDENAKKALIGEVSFLRAFYYFHLVRLYGDIPLITARVDANSPDLYPSRATKEQVYDLIVKDLQTAEASGMAQTDRTGRVSLAAVKTLLANVYLTMAGQPLNKGVSHYQLAANKAKEVIDMGAYKLFSDYLFLHDRAHKNQDEFILQVQYQSGIYTNSLAQYIIPEKSGISKFGDEYGALNPLPAFAATYETGDKRTQERQFFFRSAKLINSATVVNFGYPALFKYWYEEAGGANGDLQSDQNLTLMRLPETFLIYAEAKNEATGADDLAFQVVDSIRHRALLPSLNRGLTKDQFREAVWKERYHELCFENKAYFDLQRTRKAYDLKNNRFVDLVGYTNENGATFTEKYLLWPIPQTELDANPKLKPNNKGW
- a CDS encoding ROK family protein, whose translation is MDQEIVLGIDIGGSHITAAPVNLQTRTVVKGVPVRSHVDARGTADSIIDAWVGVIDDCFGQHNISVKRIGIAMPGPFDYEQGISLMKNQDKYDALYGLNVKELLAARLGITPGQIRFMNDAGCFLQGEVFGGAAQGHRDVIGITLGTGLGSARYHDGLAQDADLWCMPFEGGIAEDYLCTRWFVKRYEELSGKQVANVKELAGYLSGNGPATQVFEEFGHNLALFLESFIRMDHPEVIVVGGNIANAAERFFPAIQTYLQKKDIHIGLCQASLGETAAIIGAASCWYQV
- a CDS encoding trans-sulfuration enzyme family protein; this encodes MSNITQLIHSIPVDELTGAIAVPIYQTSTFVQEAPGVNKGYDYARSNNPTRGTLEQIVAQLEGGAEAAAFSSGLAAIDAVLKLLKSGDEIVAVDDIYGGAFRLFNKVYEKFGIKVHYVDTSDVQAVFNAITPATRLIWLETPTNPTLKISDIAAIASIAKAADCLLCVDNTFASPVLQQPLLLGADIVVHSATKYLGGHSDLIAGLVITRTKELGAEIKFYQNACGAILSPFDSFLLIRGIETVHLRVKQHCINAQAVAEYLQQHPAVDKVYYPGLSSHPGHEIAKRQAKGFGGIVSFTLKDDSEQAALAFVTGTRYFKLAESLGGIKSLLCHPATMTHKSIPDEIRRAAGVADSLIRLSVGLEEVDDLLGDLEQTLQQRVVRKVIDEQPVLVV